Proteins encoded by one window of Paenibacillus sp. DCT19:
- a CDS encoding carbohydrate ABC transporter permease — translation MSKKANKKPRIGTEKMTFLDYIIFAILLVLALMILIPFWNVIMISFATQKEYAENPFLMFPKEFTLDSYRALFADGSIISGYKNTLILLVIGLPLSLFLTTSMAYGLSRNNFPFKKFLFFLVLFTMIFNGGIVPLYLIMKSLHLTGTLWSVILAGSFSAFNMILMMNYFYTLPESLMESARLDGAGEWRILFSVVLPLATPIIATITLFYGVAYWNSWYDAMIFLRKADQLPLQNVLRTIIVTSQTNASNASSVDATQVSNFSMGMKMAAVFVTMVPIMCFFPMLQKHFAKGVLTGAIKT, via the coding sequence ATGAGTAAGAAAGCGAACAAGAAGCCGAGAATTGGCACTGAAAAAATGACCTTTCTCGATTACATCATATTTGCCATTCTACTTGTGCTTGCATTGATGATTCTAATTCCGTTCTGGAATGTCATCATGATCTCATTTGCAACACAAAAAGAGTACGCTGAAAATCCATTTCTGATGTTCCCGAAAGAGTTCACACTGGATTCGTACCGAGCATTATTCGCTGATGGAAGTATCATTTCGGGGTACAAAAACACACTTATTTTGCTGGTCATTGGATTGCCGCTTAGCTTGTTCCTGACAACAAGTATGGCTTACGGCTTGAGCCGTAACAATTTTCCATTCAAAAAGTTTCTGTTTTTCCTGGTGCTGTTCACCATGATCTTTAACGGTGGGATTGTACCACTGTATCTCATTATGAAATCGTTGCATCTTACAGGCACGTTGTGGTCAGTGATCCTCGCGGGAAGCTTCAGTGCCTTCAATATGATCCTAATGATGAACTACTTCTATACCTTGCCAGAGTCCTTGATGGAGTCAGCGAGACTGGATGGAGCGGGTGAATGGAGAATCCTATTCTCTGTCGTTCTTCCACTGGCGACACCGATTATAGCGACCATCACACTCTTCTATGGTGTAGCTTACTGGAACAGTTGGTATGATGCGATGATCTTCCTTCGAAAAGCCGATCAGTTACCTTTGCAGAATGTGCTCAGGACGATCATTGTTACGTCTCAGACGAATGCATCCAATGCATCTAGTGTCGATGCAACCCAAGTGAGCAACTTCTCTATGGGAATGAAGATGGCGGCTGTATTTGTAACGATGGTTCCGATTATGTGTTTCTTCCCAATGCTGCAAAAGCACTTTGCCAAAGGGGTATTAACAGGGGCAATCAAAACCTGA
- a CDS encoding sugar ABC transporter permease, with protein MKPAAEGPSKKLKGHVKGNSLWSEIWKHRMTYTLLIPGLVWLILFAYMPMGGLSLAFKDYKANLGIWGSPWSGFENFKYVFRDPTFIDAVWRTLYINILKLIIQFPFPIILALLLNELRMRRGKKWFQTVLTFPHFLSWIIVSGVVINVLAYDGLVNSALGLLGLPTINFLGSESNFVPMLLLTDIWKSSGWGAIIFLAAISGIDQDQYESAQIDGASRMQQMFRITLPNILPTITVMFILSVGGLMSSGFDQIFNLANAATKNVSEVLDVYIYRITFQSSTDFSFSTAVSLFRSIVNMILLLLADRFAKWLGGDGLFR; from the coding sequence ATGAAACCTGCAGCCGAAGGACCCAGCAAAAAGCTGAAGGGACACGTGAAAGGCAATTCGCTCTGGAGTGAAATCTGGAAGCACCGAATGACATATACCCTGCTGATACCGGGACTTGTCTGGTTGATCCTATTCGCCTACATGCCAATGGGAGGTCTATCTCTGGCATTCAAAGACTACAAGGCGAACCTGGGAATCTGGGGTAGTCCATGGAGTGGATTTGAGAATTTTAAATATGTTTTCCGTGACCCGACCTTTATTGATGCCGTGTGGCGCACGCTGTACATCAATATTCTGAAACTGATCATCCAGTTCCCATTCCCGATCATTCTGGCGTTGTTGCTGAATGAATTGCGAATGCGCAGAGGGAAGAAATGGTTCCAAACCGTCCTTACCTTCCCACACTTCCTGTCCTGGATCATTGTATCGGGGGTAGTTATCAATGTGTTGGCATATGACGGACTGGTAAACAGTGCGCTTGGATTACTCGGATTGCCAACGATTAACTTCTTAGGTTCCGAATCAAACTTTGTACCGATGCTGTTATTGACTGATATTTGGAAATCAAGTGGATGGGGCGCAATTATCTTCCTTGCCGCAATCTCCGGTATTGACCAGGATCAGTATGAATCAGCACAGATTGACGGAGCTTCTCGTATGCAGCAGATGTTCCGTATTACACTGCCTAACATTCTTCCAACGATCACGGTTATGTTTATTCTGTCGGTTGGTGGGCTAATGTCTTCCGGTTTCGACCAGATCTTCAACTTAGCCAACGCCGCAACCAAAAATGTATCAGAAGTACTCGATGTATACATCTATCGAATCACGTTCCAGTCTTCAACCGATTTCTCATTCTCGACAGCAGTCAGCCTATTCCGTTCCATCGTGAACATGATTTTGTTGCTTCTCGCTGACCGATTTGCGAAATGGCTTGGCGGAGACGGATTGTTCCGATAA
- the aroF gene encoding 3-deoxy-7-phosphoheptulonate synthase, which translates to MIVIAGKATPEEQIQDIVAVIEKEGLQVHISRGEDRTIIGLIGKVEPKMQEHLRQMKGVENVVKISKSYKLASRDFHPEDTVISIKGVDIGGKELVVMGGPCAVESAAQIDEIAGLVKAAGGQVLRGGAFKPRTGPYSFQGTGVEGLIMMAEAGKKHDLLTITEVMTPEYVDICAEYADILQVGTRNMQNFDLLRKLGECGKPVLLKRGFSATYDELLNAAEYILAGGNPNVMLCERGIRTFESYTRNTLDLSAIPVLQSLSHLPVISDPSHGTGRRELVEPMTKASVAAGANGLIIEMHTDPDNSMTGDGVQSLFPDQFANLLQDLEKLAPIVGKTFNTAKQPAEFFPARVGV; encoded by the coding sequence ATCGTACAATCATCGGCTTGATCGGCAAGGTTGAACCGAAAATGCAGGAGCATCTTCGCCAAATGAAGGGTGTAGAGAATGTAGTCAAAATCTCGAAGTCTTACAAATTGGCTAGTCGTGACTTCCACCCGGAAGATACAGTGATTTCGATTAAGGGCGTTGACATTGGCGGTAAAGAACTTGTCGTTATGGGTGGACCTTGTGCGGTTGAATCGGCTGCACAGATTGATGAGATCGCTGGCCTGGTCAAAGCAGCAGGGGGACAGGTACTTCGTGGTGGTGCGTTTAAACCACGTACAGGTCCATACAGCTTCCAAGGTACAGGCGTGGAAGGTCTGATCATGATGGCTGAAGCAGGTAAGAAGCATGATCTGTTAACCATCACAGAGGTCATGACACCAGAATATGTAGATATCTGTGCAGAGTACGCTGATATTCTGCAGGTAGGTACACGTAATATGCAGAATTTTGATCTGTTGCGCAAATTGGGCGAGTGCGGTAAACCTGTCCTGTTGAAACGTGGATTTAGTGCGACTTATGATGAGCTGTTGAATGCAGCAGAATACATTCTTGCAGGCGGTAACCCTAACGTAATGCTCTGTGAGCGTGGTATCCGTACATTTGAATCTTACACTCGTAACACGCTCGACTTGTCAGCAATCCCTGTATTGCAGTCTCTGAGCCATCTGCCAGTCATTTCAGACCCAAGTCACGGAACTGGACGTCGTGAGCTCGTTGAGCCAATGACGAAGGCTTCTGTTGCAGCGGGTGCTAATGGTCTGATTATTGAGATGCATACGGATCCAGATAACTCCATGACAGGAGACGGTGTACAATCGTTGTTCCCTGATCAATTCGCGAACCTGTTGCAGGATCTTGAGAAGTTGGCACCAATCGTAGGTAAAACATTCAATACAGCTAAACAACCAGCAGAGTTCTTTCCAGCTAGAGTTGGCGTATAA
- the serC gene encoding 3-phosphoserine/phosphohydroxythreonine transaminase, which translates to MLTKRAYNFNAGPAALPLEVLERAQAEFVDFRNTGMSIMEMSHRGAVYESVHNEAQDRLLSLLGNPKGYKVLFLQGGASTQFAMLPMNMLGAGQTASYVNTGSWAKKALSEAKLIGETQVVASSEADKFMKLPDVSNLSLPENSAYVHLTSNETIEGTQFKDFPDTGSVPLIADMSSDIFCKPFDLNQFGMIYAGAQKNLGPSGITVVIAREELVSESPKTIPTMFRYSTHVDNNSLYNTPPSFSVYMVNEVLKWIEEQGGLTGVEQKNKKKAELLYSTIDSSGDFYRGCVDVNDRSLMNVTFRLATEELEKQFIKASEQEGFVGLKGHRSVGGLRASIYNAAPYESVKALTDFMNHFQQTNG; encoded by the coding sequence ATTTTGACAAAGAGAGCGTATAATTTTAATGCAGGACCAGCGGCACTGCCACTTGAGGTTTTGGAGCGTGCTCAGGCGGAATTTGTTGATTTTCGTAATACAGGTATGTCGATTATGGAGATGTCCCACCGTGGAGCTGTGTACGAATCGGTACATAACGAAGCTCAAGATCGTTTGTTATCTTTGCTTGGTAACCCAAAAGGTTACAAGGTTCTGTTTTTACAGGGCGGTGCGAGTACACAATTCGCTATGTTGCCTATGAACATGCTCGGTGCGGGTCAGACAGCCAGTTACGTAAATACAGGCAGCTGGGCTAAAAAAGCACTGTCTGAGGCTAAATTGATCGGTGAGACCCAAGTAGTCGCTTCGTCCGAAGCCGACAAATTCATGAAGCTACCAGATGTATCGAATCTGAGCCTGCCAGAAAACAGCGCTTATGTGCATTTGACATCCAATGAGACGATTGAAGGGACACAGTTCAAGGACTTCCCAGACACCGGCTCTGTGCCTCTGATTGCAGATATGTCCAGTGATATCTTCTGTAAGCCATTTGACTTGAATCAATTCGGAATGATCTATGCTGGTGCGCAAAAGAACTTGGGACCATCAGGAATTACGGTTGTCATTGCTCGTGAAGAGCTAGTGAGTGAGTCACCGAAAACAATCCCAACCATGTTCCGTTACAGCACACATGTAGATAATAATTCCCTTTATAACACACCGCCTTCTTTCTCGGTATATATGGTGAATGAAGTGTTGAAATGGATTGAAGAACAAGGTGGCCTAACAGGTGTTGAGCAAAAGAATAAGAAGAAAGCAGAATTGCTCTATAGTACGATTGATTCTTCCGGAGACTTCTATCGTGGTTGCGTAGATGTTAATGACCGTTCCTTGATGAATGTGACATTCCGTCTGGCGACTGAGGAGTTGGAAAAACAGTTTATTAAGGCTTCTGAGCAAGAAGGATTTGTAGGTCTGAAAGGGCACCGTAGCGTAGGTGGACTGCGAGCATCCATTTATAATGCAGCTCCATATGAGAGTGTGAAAGCACTCACGGACTTTATGAACCATTTCCAACAAACGAACGGGTAA
- the trmL gene encoding tRNA (uridine(34)/cytosine(34)/5-carboxymethylaminomethyluridine(34)-2'-O)-methyltransferase TrmL: protein MALHIVLVEPEIPANTGNISRTCAATGIHLHLVHPLGFRTDDATLKRAGLDYWHAVHIEYHDSFAEVQEKFPEGRFFYATTKAKNRYSDFEFRDGDFLVFGKETKGLPPELIAANPETCMRMPMTGDVRSLNLSNSAAIIAYEALRQLEFPGLD, encoded by the coding sequence ATGGCTTTACACATTGTTCTGGTTGAGCCCGAAATTCCTGCGAATACGGGCAATATATCCCGCACATGCGCGGCTACCGGCATCCACCTACATCTGGTTCACCCACTGGGCTTTCGTACGGATGACGCTACACTGAAGCGTGCAGGCTTGGATTACTGGCATGCTGTACACATTGAATATCATGATTCTTTTGCTGAAGTTCAAGAGAAATTCCCTGAAGGACGATTTTTCTACGCAACGACGAAGGCGAAAAATCGGTATAGCGATTTTGAATTCCGTGATGGGGATTTTCTCGTTTTTGGTAAAGAAACCAAAGGCCTTCCGCCGGAACTCATTGCAGCTAACCCAGAAACGTGCATGAGAATGCCAATGACAGGTGACGTAAGGTCGTTGAACCTCTCCAATTCTGCAGCGATTATCGCCTATGAGGCATTGCGTCAACTGGAATTCCCGGGTCTAGATTGA
- the glnA gene encoding type I glutamate--ammonia ligase, with protein sequence MSVENVLKSIQENNIEWVDFRFVDLAGRAHHISLPASAVDADTFVNGVAFDGSSIQGFRGIEESDMVMMPDPEATYVDPFTAHPTLNVMCDIFTPDGERYERDPRSIAVKAEAFLQESGVGTAAFFAPESEFFIFDDVRYESGTNSSSYYVDSEEASWNTNRKEEGGNLGFKVRTKGGYVPVAPVDTQQDIRSEMCRLLEEAGLSIERHHHEVATAGQAEINFRFDTLKKTADNLLVYKYIVHNTARQYGKVATFMPKPLFGDNGSGMHVHQSIFDGDSPLFYDKAGYANLSEMALHYIGGILYHAPALIALTNPSTNSFKRLVPGYEAPVNLVYSKGNRSAAVRIPVAAVTPKGCRIEFRTPDSTANPYLAFSAMLMAGLDGIKRKINPTELGYGPLDKNIYDLSDADKENIRSVPASLEEALDALAADNEFLTEGGVFTKEFIDNYINLKRDEAKAVAIRIHPHEYSLYFDC encoded by the coding sequence ATGTCGGTTGAAAACGTATTGAAATCAATTCAAGAGAACAACATCGAGTGGGTAGATTTTCGTTTTGTAGATTTAGCTGGTCGTGCACATCACATCTCGTTGCCAGCTTCGGCTGTTGATGCAGACACATTCGTAAATGGAGTAGCTTTTGATGGTTCTTCTATCCAAGGTTTCCGTGGAATTGAAGAGTCCGATATGGTTATGATGCCAGACCCTGAAGCGACATATGTCGATCCGTTCACAGCACACCCTACATTGAATGTAATGTGTGATATCTTCACACCTGATGGTGAGCGTTATGAGCGTGACCCACGTAGCATCGCTGTTAAAGCAGAAGCTTTCCTGCAAGAAAGCGGCGTTGGTACAGCAGCATTCTTCGCACCTGAGTCCGAGTTCTTCATCTTCGACGATGTACGTTACGAGAGCGGTACGAACAGCTCTTCTTACTATGTAGATTCCGAAGAAGCATCTTGGAACACAAACCGCAAAGAAGAAGGCGGTAACCTGGGCTTCAAAGTTCGCACTAAAGGCGGATATGTTCCAGTAGCTCCAGTTGATACGCAACAAGATATTCGTAGTGAAATGTGTCGTCTCTTGGAAGAAGCAGGTTTGTCCATCGAGCGTCACCACCACGAAGTGGCGACAGCAGGTCAAGCCGAAATCAACTTCCGCTTTGATACGTTGAAGAAAACAGCAGATAACCTGCTTGTATACAAATACATCGTGCACAACACTGCACGTCAATATGGCAAAGTAGCAACTTTCATGCCAAAACCATTGTTCGGTGACAACGGTAGCGGCATGCACGTACACCAATCCATCTTCGATGGCGATTCCCCATTGTTCTATGACAAAGCGGGATATGCTAACCTGAGCGAAATGGCTTTGCACTACATCGGAGGTATTCTGTACCACGCTCCAGCACTGATCGCTTTGACTAACCCTAGTACGAACTCATTCAAACGTCTCGTACCTGGTTATGAAGCACCAGTTAACTTGGTTTACTCCAAAGGTAACCGTTCTGCAGCAGTTCGTATCCCAGTTGCAGCAGTGACACCTAAAGGTTGTCGTATCGAGTTCCGTACACCTGACTCCACAGCTAACCCTTACTTGGCATTCTCCGCAATGTTGATGGCTGGTCTGGACGGAATCAAACGTAAAATCAACCCAACAGAGCTTGGATATGGTCCATTGGACAAAAATATCTATGACCTGTCCGATGCAGATAAAGAAAACATCCGCAGCGTGCCAGCTTCTTTGGAAGAAGCGCTTGATGCATTGGCAGCTGATAACGAGTTCTTGACTGAAGGCGGCGTATTCACTAAAGAATTCATTGATAACTATATCAACCTCAAGCGTGATGAAGCTAAAGCAGTAGCGATTCGCATTCATCCGCACGAGTACAGCCTCTACTTCGACTGCTAA
- a CDS encoding AbrB/MazE/SpoVT family DNA-binding domain-containing protein, which yields MKPAGVVRKVDQLGRIVLPKSLRKRYQMNEGDPVEILVQGDHIILERYRPKCIFCGSMEEVNEFKERYICAQCLDEMTQLPQHG from the coding sequence ATGAAGCCAGCTGGAGTCGTTCGCAAAGTTGACCAATTGGGTAGGATCGTATTGCCTAAATCTTTGCGTAAAAGGTATCAAATGAATGAGGGAGATCCTGTAGAAATCCTAGTTCAAGGGGATCATATTATTTTGGAGAGATATCGCCCAAAATGTATTTTCTGCGGATCCATGGAAGAAGTCAATGAGTTCAAAGAGCGTTACATATGCGCACAATGTTTAGATGAAATGACCCAGCTTCCACAGCACGGGTAA
- a CDS encoding serine hydrolase — MTNKLNRFVHKIKNDQLNVLSARVLRNGKLIAQWDRDQDARRLQHSISKSFTCMAVGLAIEEGLLHLNSTLGEYFTYDNLPSISETFFPPQQLTLGDLLRMSSGHNNPPLHVEERASLEEKDWVKYYMSLPLDRMPGEQFTYSSGDTFMISALFQAATGQTVKDYLTPVYLNHSVYMTLIGKPLHLVSLWVAQVFGLVMRN; from the coding sequence ATGACTAACAAGCTAAATAGATTTGTCCATAAAATAAAGAATGATCAACTTAACGTGTTGTCTGCTCGCGTTTTGCGTAACGGGAAGCTCATAGCACAATGGGATCGCGATCAAGATGCTCGCCGTTTACAGCACTCCATCAGTAAATCTTTCACATGCATGGCTGTTGGCCTTGCGATTGAAGAAGGCTTACTTCACCTTAATTCAACACTTGGCGAGTATTTCACATACGATAATCTCCCCTCCATCTCTGAGACGTTTTTTCCTCCACAGCAGTTAACGTTGGGGGATCTGCTTCGTATGTCTTCAGGACATAACAATCCTCCGCTACACGTAGAAGAACGTGCTTCTTTGGAAGAGAAGGATTGGGTCAAATATTACATGTCGCTACCTTTAGATCGGATGCCAGGGGAACAATTTACATACAGCAGTGGGGATACATTCATGATCTCTGCTCTGTTTCAAGCAGCAACCGGGCAAACCGTGAAAGACTATTTAACCCCCGTTTATTTGAACCACTCGGTATACATGACGTTGATTGGGAAACCTCTCCACTTGGTGTCACTTTGGGTTGCGCAGGTCTTTGGATTAGTAATGAGGAATTAA
- a CDS encoding alpha/beta hydrolase family protein: MAHITIETGSPTLCMNTSIHVVSSDSGETSGGTLYLLHGAGDNASTWQRLTTIEMYAQQYGCTIIMPEANRSYYTDMEYGLNYFHYITQELPDLCKRQLNLNSDPAKTYVAGLSMGGYGALKCALTYPERYRKVVSLSGVTDIQKRLQDPMMPPGMIKEMKAVFGEQLTVKPDQDLYTLSANLLQQGGTLPRILSCCGDHDPFVEMNRAFAEYMQDTAFEFRYVETPGTHEWRFWEQHLRTMFDFLYNDKTKVE; encoded by the coding sequence ATGGCGCATATCACGATCGAAACGGGATCACCCACATTATGTATGAATACGAGCATACATGTTGTATCCAGCGACTCTGGAGAGACTTCAGGCGGTACGCTATATCTGCTACATGGGGCAGGCGATAATGCAAGTACATGGCAGCGTCTGACGACAATCGAAATGTACGCTCAGCAGTATGGCTGTACCATCATTATGCCAGAAGCGAATCGAAGCTATTACACGGATATGGAATACGGCCTGAATTACTTCCACTACATCACTCAGGAGTTACCTGACTTATGCAAGCGTCAGCTTAATCTGAATTCCGATCCAGCGAAGACGTATGTTGCCGGTTTATCCATGGGTGGATACGGTGCACTGAAATGTGCACTGACCTATCCGGAACGATATCGCAAAGTCGTTTCCTTATCGGGTGTGACGGATATTCAGAAACGTTTACAAGATCCTATGATGCCTCCAGGCATGATCAAAGAAATGAAAGCGGTTTTTGGTGAACAGCTGACAGTGAAGCCTGATCAGGATCTATACACCTTGTCAGCCAACTTGTTGCAGCAGGGTGGAACCTTACCCCGTATTCTGAGTTGCTGTGGTGATCATGATCCATTTGTCGAGATGAATCGAGCATTTGCCGAGTACATGCAGGATACCGCTTTTGAATTTCGATATGTGGAGACACCAGGCACGCATGAATGGAGATTTTGGGAACAGCACCTAAGAACGATGTTTGATTTTCTGTATAACGACAAGACCAAAGTAGAGTGA
- a CDS encoding ABC transporter substrate-binding protein encodes MNTNKKLSVRSIFAITLCLLMLVVTACSNGGSEGSNEKDADGNYKDNLTISVANLTEIKNGNLDNDFHKFWTDKFNVTWDYNYIDWDSWGEKLRLWINSGDLPDVSVWNYVHGDALNNIDQGLFYKFPDDWKERWPNVAAAYNLTGLGDKLEELTGGTYLLPRPIYYENKPADPLTNQIGVIALRKDWAEAVGFELKDAYTTSELNEYAALVKEKDPGKVGNKLVPLSYNAADAMTNIIMPNSVHAITDSPFFKGEDGQFHWGPAEPETLTGLKLMQQAYKDGLLNPEFYTWKNNEGQNNFKVTGTAAVTSLGGLASYRQGLDSDIRKNLGVDSDEMVHTAIVLGDDGKYRNLEQANFWSALIFNPEISDEKFERIMDLIDYSATKEGQLLINMGFEGTDWKYDENNELVSLLPEGTVLEDKYPARFEGLYLLGDDFSVVNPAIKKDYRDRAVKLFEEKAKLGTEGQSLATYDWDVNLYDSKAKSQASFDYQNEYANLILKSGDLEANWKEWVNSKMSLVQPYLDELNEQF; translated from the coding sequence ATGAACACGAACAAAAAGTTGTCAGTTAGATCGATCTTTGCTATCACACTTTGTTTATTGATGCTGGTGGTGACGGCTTGTTCTAATGGTGGCTCAGAAGGCAGTAACGAAAAGGACGCTGATGGCAATTACAAAGATAACCTGACCATCTCTGTAGCGAACCTGACGGAAATTAAAAACGGAAATTTGGATAATGACTTCCATAAGTTCTGGACAGACAAATTCAACGTAACTTGGGACTACAACTATATCGATTGGGATTCATGGGGTGAGAAGCTTCGTCTGTGGATCAACTCCGGTGACTTGCCGGATGTATCGGTATGGAACTACGTTCACGGGGATGCGCTGAATAACATTGATCAAGGTTTGTTCTACAAATTCCCGGATGACTGGAAAGAGCGCTGGCCTAATGTTGCTGCAGCTTATAACTTGACAGGGCTTGGTGATAAATTGGAGGAGCTGACAGGTGGAACGTATCTCTTGCCTAGACCGATTTATTATGAGAACAAACCTGCTGATCCACTAACAAACCAAATCGGTGTTATTGCTCTTCGTAAGGACTGGGCAGAAGCGGTTGGTTTCGAATTGAAGGATGCGTATACCACATCTGAATTGAATGAATATGCTGCACTTGTAAAAGAGAAAGATCCAGGCAAAGTGGGGAACAAACTTGTACCCCTGTCCTATAACGCCGCTGATGCGATGACAAACATCATTATGCCAAACAGCGTGCATGCGATCACAGATTCTCCGTTCTTCAAAGGTGAAGACGGTCAGTTCCACTGGGGACCAGCAGAGCCTGAAACACTTACAGGGCTAAAATTGATGCAACAAGCATACAAAGATGGATTGCTTAACCCTGAGTTCTACACATGGAAGAACAATGAAGGTCAGAACAACTTTAAAGTAACAGGTACAGCAGCAGTAACCAGTCTGGGTGGACTTGCTTCATACAGACAAGGTCTGGATTCGGATATTCGCAAAAATCTAGGTGTAGATAGTGATGAGATGGTTCACACGGCAATCGTTCTTGGTGACGACGGTAAATATCGTAACCTGGAGCAAGCCAACTTCTGGTCCGCATTGATCTTCAATCCGGAGATTAGTGACGAGAAGTTTGAACGTATCATGGATCTGATTGACTATTCCGCAACCAAAGAAGGACAATTGCTCATCAACATGGGCTTTGAAGGAACCGATTGGAAGTACGATGAGAACAATGAATTGGTGAGCTTACTGCCAGAAGGAACGGTTCTGGAAGATAAGTACCCAGCTCGTTTCGAAGGATTGTATCTGCTCGGTGACGATTTCAGTGTAGTCAACCCTGCGATCAAAAAGGATTACCGCGATCGTGCTGTGAAACTGTTCGAGGAAAAAGCAAAACTCGGAACAGAGGGCCAATCGCTGGCAACATACGACTGGGATGTCAACCTATACGACTCCAAAGCGAAAAGTCAGGCTTCATTCGATTACCAGAACGAATATGCAAACCTGATTCTCAAAAGTGGAGATCTGGAGGCTAACTGGAAAGAATGGGTGAACAGTAAAATGTCTCTGGTTCAACCTTACCTGGATGAGCTGAACGAACAATTTTAA